In one window of Posidoniimonas corsicana DNA:
- a CDS encoding ATP-binding protein: protein MRPLSDMSIKTKLMLLAMLAVTTAMSVACTAFVANDARLIRQDMAQQVSALANVLGANTTAALKFMDTDAAEQLLASLRMQPLVTSAVLYDSDGNVFATYPPGRQEESLPAEMKVLRSQNSKMIACSPIVEDGETVGTIVVRGDLRLLHEQLLNYSYIVAVVLVVSFAAAYLLASRLQRVISGPISGLTAAAQRVSENSDYSVRVSRPGNDELGDLCAAFNHMLDQVEESSEALVLAHSDLEARVMQRTQQLSKTNAELNNEIAERQKTEEKLEQMHRELVESARRAGMAEVATGVLHNVGNVLNSVNISATMISNQLGASKVDQLAKVIDLIDEHQDDLGEFVTQDERGRQVPRFLRVLSNHLASDEQALLDEARSLISNIEHIKTIVSTQQSYANSGGHVETTDLAAIVEDAVRLNSASFGRHGIDVVRELEPLPEVLLDRQRVLQIVINLVKNAKESLVEREGQSKQLTLRTLKRDDRLILQVEDNGTGVSPENLTRIFSHGFTTKKSGHGFGLHSCANSATEMDGSLTVASDGPGRGARFTLDLPFRPAGVAV from the coding sequence ATGCGACCTCTATCCGATATGTCGATCAAGACCAAGCTGATGCTGCTGGCGATGCTGGCGGTGACGACCGCAATGTCGGTTGCGTGCACTGCGTTTGTCGCGAACGACGCAAGATTGATCCGGCAGGACATGGCTCAGCAGGTTTCGGCGCTGGCGAACGTCCTCGGCGCCAACACGACTGCGGCGCTGAAGTTCATGGACACCGATGCGGCAGAGCAGCTGCTGGCGTCTTTGCGGATGCAGCCGTTGGTCACCAGCGCGGTGCTGTACGACAGCGATGGGAATGTGTTCGCGACCTACCCCCCAGGCAGGCAGGAGGAATCGCTGCCCGCCGAAATGAAGGTCCTGCGGAGCCAGAATTCCAAGATGATCGCCTGCTCGCCGATCGTCGAGGACGGCGAGACGGTGGGGACCATTGTCGTCCGCGGCGATCTGCGTCTGCTGCACGAGCAGCTGCTGAACTACTCCTACATCGTGGCGGTGGTGCTGGTGGTCTCGTTCGCCGCGGCCTACCTGCTCGCCTCGCGGCTCCAGCGGGTGATTTCCGGGCCGATTAGCGGCCTGACCGCGGCCGCTCAGCGGGTGTCGGAGAACAGCGATTACTCGGTCCGCGTCTCTCGGCCCGGCAATGATGAACTGGGCGACCTGTGCGCCGCGTTCAATCACATGCTCGACCAGGTTGAGGAGAGCAGCGAGGCCCTCGTGCTGGCGCACAGCGACCTCGAGGCGCGCGTGATGCAGCGCACCCAGCAGCTCTCCAAGACCAACGCGGAGCTGAACAACGAGATCGCAGAACGCCAGAAGACCGAGGAGAAGCTCGAACAAATGCACCGTGAGTTGGTCGAGTCGGCGCGCCGCGCCGGCATGGCCGAGGTTGCCACCGGCGTGCTGCACAACGTCGGGAACGTGCTGAACAGCGTCAACATCTCGGCGACCATGATCAGCAACCAGCTTGGCGCGTCCAAGGTCGACCAGCTTGCTAAGGTGATCGACCTGATCGACGAGCACCAGGACGACCTGGGCGAGTTCGTCACGCAGGACGAGAGGGGCCGGCAGGTGCCACGGTTCCTCCGTGTGCTGAGCAACCACCTGGCGTCGGACGAGCAGGCGCTGCTGGACGAGGCGCGGTCGCTGATCTCGAACATCGAGCACATCAAAACCATCGTCTCCACGCAGCAGTCCTACGCCAACTCGGGTGGCCACGTCGAGACGACCGACCTCGCGGCGATCGTCGAAGACGCTGTGCGCTTGAACTCCGCATCGTTCGGACGGCACGGCATCGATGTAGTTCGGGAGTTGGAGCCGCTGCCCGAGGTCCTGCTGGATCGGCAGCGCGTGCTCCAGATCGTGATCAACCTCGTCAAGAACGCCAAGGAGTCGCTTGTCGAGCGGGAGGGGCAGAGCAAGCAGCTCACATTGAGGACCCTGAAGCGGGACGACCGGCTGATTCTGCAGGTGGAGGACAACGGCACGGGGGTGTCGCCTGAGAACCTCACACGGATCTTCTCCCACGGCTTCACCACGAAGAAGTCGGGCCACGGGTTCGGGCTGCACAGCTGTGCGAACTCCGCGACCGAGATGGACGGTTCGCTCACGGTCGCCAGCGATGGGCCGGGCAGGGGCGCCCGGTTTACGCTGGACCTTCCTTTCCGGCCCGCGGGCGTGGCGGTGTAG
- the hemC gene encoding hydroxymethylbilane synthase, protein MTEHAGRPLRLGTRASQLARWQAEHIAARLRTLGHEVELVLLRTQGDARQSGPIAAIGTQGVFTKELQRALLDCQIDLAVHSMKDLPTEPVDGLTVAAVPDREDHHDALVSPAAATVAELPHAARVGTGSARRRAQLLAARPDLDVRDIRGNVDTRLAKLDAGDYDAIILAAAGLRRLELGDRITQLLPTDLMTPAPAQGALAIECRTSDAPTLAALAPLEHPATRASVTAERTALRKLEGGCLAAMGAYAQPVGSELQLRTIVLSEDGASRVVVEEQGPLDAAAEVGRAAAARLLDQGAGELLRTR, encoded by the coding sequence ATGACGGAGCACGCCGGCCGCCCCCTCCGACTGGGCACGCGCGCCAGCCAGCTCGCCCGCTGGCAGGCCGAGCACATCGCGGCCCGCCTCCGCACGCTGGGCCACGAGGTCGAGCTCGTGCTGCTCCGCACCCAGGGCGACGCCCGCCAGTCCGGCCCGATCGCCGCGATCGGAACGCAGGGCGTGTTCACCAAGGAGCTGCAGCGGGCGCTGCTCGACTGCCAGATCGACCTGGCTGTGCACAGCATGAAGGACCTGCCGACCGAACCGGTCGACGGCCTTACGGTCGCCGCCGTTCCCGACCGCGAGGACCACCACGACGCGCTGGTCTCCCCCGCGGCCGCCACCGTCGCCGAGCTGCCGCACGCCGCCCGCGTCGGCACCGGCAGCGCCCGCCGGCGCGCGCAGCTGCTGGCCGCCCGGCCCGACCTCGACGTGCGTGACATCCGGGGCAACGTGGACACGCGGCTCGCCAAGCTCGACGCCGGCGACTACGACGCCATCATCCTGGCCGCCGCGGGGCTCCGCCGGCTGGAACTCGGAGACCGCATCACGCAACTCCTCCCCACCGACCTCATGACCCCGGCCCCGGCCCAGGGCGCGTTGGCGATTGAGTGCCGCACGTCCGACGCGCCCACGCTCGCCGCGCTGGCGCCGCTCGAGCACCCGGCCACCCGTGCGTCGGTCACCGCCGAGCGGACCGCGCTCCGCAAGCTGGAGGGGGGCTGCCTGGCCGCCATGGGCGCATACGCCCAGCCGGTGGGCAGCGAGCTCCAGCTCCGCACCATCGTGCTCAGCGAGGACGGCGCCAGCCGCGTGGTGGTCGAAGAGCAGGGGCCCCTCGACGCCGCGGCCGAGGTAGGGCGCGCCGCCGCCGCCCGCCTGCTCGATCAGGGCGCCGGCGAATTGCTCCGCACTCGCTGA
- a CDS encoding YfiR family protein — protein MVLALVLLTCLTHAAKAQSPPSVVVNREYTIKAAFLYHFLTYTEWPDSRAGVEAPLIVAVYGPDPFGAVLDKIAATKTVNNRPIEVRRIADPADANPCHLLFVPGAVAHEELGAVFAAVRGLPVLLVGEADGFVDRGGAAEFYVEGNRVRFAFNTDVVDERELKVSSKLLSLAKIVTSKQASK, from the coding sequence ATGGTCCTCGCGTTGGTCCTGCTTACGTGCCTGACACACGCTGCAAAGGCGCAGTCGCCCCCATCGGTGGTGGTGAATCGCGAGTACACCATCAAGGCGGCGTTCCTCTACCACTTTCTCACCTACACCGAGTGGCCCGATTCTCGCGCAGGTGTTGAGGCGCCGCTGATTGTTGCGGTCTACGGGCCGGACCCGTTCGGCGCGGTGCTGGATAAGATCGCCGCGACCAAGACAGTGAACAACCGCCCAATCGAAGTCCGGCGGATCGCCGACCCGGCTGACGCCAACCCGTGTCACCTGCTGTTTGTGCCGGGCGCCGTCGCGCACGAAGAGCTCGGGGCCGTATTCGCCGCGGTGCGAGGCCTGCCTGTGCTCTTGGTGGGCGAGGCCGATGGGTTTGTCGACCGGGGCGGCGCCGCGGAGTTCTACGTCGAGGGGAACCGCGTCCGGTTCGCGTTCAACACCGATGTCGTTGACGAGAGGGAGCTGAAGGTCAGCTCCAAGCTGCTCTCGCTGGCGAAGATTGTCACCTCCAAACAGGCCAGCAAGTAG
- a CDS encoding LptF/LptG family permease: MLRTIDRYLLKQYLQVLVICFVSFTGLFIVIDAFGHLDHFVDYSAESGEGLFSTLLNYYSYRSLMIFDMLCGMLALTSAMFTITWIQRHNEMTALLAAGIPRLRVLRPIIVAALAISVVAVVFRETVIPRVRNELATDTRNLSGDRELPLQPRYDNLTDIRLGGEAVVMSTSTIRNVNFLLPQPLDRYGKQLTAAEAAYLPPEGERPGGYLLKGVTAPASLLTQSSLRLANEEPVVVTPADAPWLGADEVFVVSGVSFELLAGGAAWKDYASTPELVEELSNPSVELGAGVRVALHQRLLNPFKDATLLFLGLPLVVSGVNRNPFIAIGMCLAVTSAFYVATLGAQSLGSSGWIRPALAAWAPLLIFVPIAAAISDPLRR, translated from the coding sequence ATGCTACGCACCATCGACCGCTACCTGCTGAAGCAGTACCTGCAGGTCCTTGTGATTTGCTTTGTAAGCTTCACGGGGCTGTTCATCGTGATCGACGCGTTTGGGCACCTCGACCACTTCGTGGACTACTCGGCCGAGTCCGGCGAGGGGCTGTTCAGCACGCTGCTGAACTACTACTCGTACCGCTCGTTGATGATCTTCGACATGCTGTGCGGGATGCTGGCGCTGACGTCGGCGATGTTCACGATCACCTGGATCCAGCGTCACAACGAGATGACCGCCCTCCTGGCCGCCGGCATCCCGCGACTGCGGGTGCTGCGGCCGATCATCGTGGCGGCGCTGGCGATCAGCGTTGTCGCGGTGGTGTTCCGCGAAACGGTGATCCCACGCGTCCGCAACGAGCTGGCGACCGACACGCGCAACCTCTCAGGCGATCGGGAGCTGCCCCTGCAGCCACGCTACGACAACCTGACCGACATCAGGCTCGGCGGCGAAGCGGTGGTGATGAGCACGTCGACCATCCGCAATGTGAACTTCCTGCTTCCGCAGCCGCTGGACCGGTACGGCAAGCAGCTTACCGCCGCGGAGGCCGCCTACCTGCCGCCCGAGGGCGAGCGGCCGGGCGGCTACCTGCTGAAGGGGGTGACGGCGCCGGCGTCGCTGCTGACGCAGTCGTCGCTGCGGCTCGCCAACGAGGAACCGGTCGTCGTGACGCCCGCCGACGCGCCGTGGCTGGGCGCCGACGAGGTGTTTGTGGTGAGCGGCGTGTCGTTTGAACTGCTGGCCGGCGGCGCCGCTTGGAAAGACTACGCCTCGACGCCCGAGTTGGTTGAGGAGCTATCGAACCCGAGCGTGGAACTCGGCGCCGGCGTGCGGGTCGCCCTGCACCAGCGGCTGCTCAACCCGTTCAAAGACGCGACGCTCCTGTTCCTGGGGCTGCCGCTGGTTGTGTCGGGAGTTAACCGCAACCCGTTCATCGCGATCGGCATGTGCCTGGCGGTAACCTCGGCGTTCTACGTCGCGACGCTCGGCGCCCAGTCACTCGGGTCGAGCGGCTGGATCCGTCCGGCATTGGCGGCCTGGGCGCCGCTGCTGATCTTTGTGCCGATCGCTGCCGCGATCAGCGACCCGTTGCGGCGCTGA
- a CDS encoding sugar kinase yields the protein MPLPATRPAAECRYDIVSLGEVMLRLDPGEGRVRTARQFNVWEGGGEYNVARGLRRCFGLRAGLVSAFVRDEVGLLLEDLILQGGVDTSMLVWRESDGIGRTVRNGLNFTERGFGVRGAVGCSDRGNTAASQLKAGEVDWDDLFGRQGVRWLHTGGIYAALSETTPEVVIEATKAAQRHGTVVSYDLNYRPSLWKAIGGQAKAQEVNREIANHVDVMLGNEEDFSACLGLEIAGVDDNLEVLPVESFQRMIDTAVEQFPNLKATGTTLRSVRTATRNDWGALAWVDGKFYEATNRVDLEILDRVGGGDSFASGFIYGLMELGDPQLAVEYGAAHGALAMTTPGDTSTARLAEVDKLARGGGARVDR from the coding sequence ATGCCTCTTCCTGCTACCCGCCCCGCGGCGGAGTGCCGCTACGATATTGTCTCCCTCGGCGAGGTGATGCTCCGCCTGGACCCTGGCGAGGGACGGGTCCGCACGGCGCGGCAGTTTAACGTGTGGGAGGGCGGGGGCGAGTACAACGTCGCCCGCGGGCTGCGCCGCTGCTTCGGTCTGAGGGCGGGGCTTGTGTCGGCGTTTGTGCGAGACGAAGTGGGTCTGCTGCTGGAAGACCTGATTCTGCAGGGCGGCGTCGACACATCGATGTTGGTGTGGCGTGAGTCCGACGGCATCGGCCGCACGGTCCGCAACGGGTTGAACTTCACCGAACGCGGCTTCGGCGTGCGGGGCGCGGTTGGCTGCTCCGACCGGGGCAACACCGCGGCGTCGCAGTTAAAAGCGGGCGAAGTTGACTGGGACGACCTGTTCGGACGCCAGGGGGTTCGATGGCTGCACACCGGCGGCATCTACGCCGCGCTCTCGGAAACCACCCCCGAGGTGGTGATCGAAGCCACCAAGGCGGCCCAGCGGCACGGGACAGTCGTGTCGTACGATCTCAACTACCGCCCGTCGTTGTGGAAGGCGATCGGCGGGCAGGCCAAGGCCCAGGAGGTCAACCGCGAGATCGCCAACCATGTCGATGTGATGCTGGGCAACGAGGAAGACTTCTCGGCGTGCCTTGGGTTGGAGATCGCCGGCGTGGACGACAACCTCGAGGTGCTGCCGGTAGAGTCGTTCCAGCGGATGATCGATACGGCCGTCGAGCAGTTCCCCAACCTCAAAGCGACCGGCACTACGCTCCGTTCGGTCCGCACCGCCACCCGCAACGACTGGGGCGCCCTGGCGTGGGTCGACGGCAAGTTCTACGAGGCGACCAACCGGGTCGACCTGGAGATATTGGACCGCGTCGGCGGCGGCGACAGCTTCGCTTCCGGTTTCATCTACGGCCTGATGGAGCTGGGCGACCCTCAGCTGGCGGTCGAGTACGGCGCCGCCCACGGCGCGCTCGCTATGACCACCCCCGGCGACACGTCGACCGCCCGGCTCGCCGAGGTCGACAAGCTGGCCCGCGGCGGCGGCGCCCGCGTCGACCGGTAA
- the katG gene encoding catalase/peroxidase HPI: MASETQVPSSQAAGGGASNSDWWPNRLKLELLSQHSSKSNPMGEEFNYAEEFESLDLAAVKQDLAAVMTDSQDWWPADFGHYGPLFIRMAWHSAGTYRIADGRGGGGRGQQRFAPLNSWPDNVSLDKARRLLWPVKQKYGRKISWADLMILAGNVALETMGFKTFGFAGGREDVWEPDQDVYWGAETTWLGGDKRYAHGSEGVDKAHSALVSDDDADGKTHSESLENPLAAVQMGLIYVNPEGPDGNPDPLAAAHDIRVTFRRMAMNDEETVALIVGGHSFGKTHGAGPADNVGPDPEAADLDEMGFGWKNSFGSGKGGDTITSGLEVTWTKTPTRWSNNFLENLFGYEWELEKSPAGAQQWVAKGAEMSIPDAHDPSKKRLPTMLTTDLSMRFDPAYEVISRRFLENPDQLADAFSRAWFKLTHRDMGPRARYLGPEVPAEELIWQDPIPAVDHPTIDEADVAALKEKILAAGIPISDLVSTAWASASTFRGSDKRGGANGARIRLAPQKDWEVNEPAKLSKVLATLEGVQSEFNSAASGGKKVSLADLIVLAGCAAVEQAIKNAGHDATVPFTPGRMDASQEQTDVESFEPLEPIADGFRNYLMGRYAVPAEALLIDRAQLLTLTAPEMTALVGGMRVLNTNAGRSGLGVLTDRPEALTNDFFVNLLDMGTEWRARSSEEDEFEGRDCASGDVRWSASRVDLLFGSNSQLRALAEVYGSSDGEEKLVHDFVAAWDKVMNLDRFDLCRE; this comes from the coding sequence ATGGCAAGCGAGACCCAAGTCCCTTCTTCTCAAGCCGCTGGCGGCGGCGCCTCGAACAGCGACTGGTGGCCCAACCGGTTGAAGCTCGAGTTGCTGAGCCAACACTCGTCCAAGTCCAACCCCATGGGCGAGGAGTTCAACTACGCGGAAGAGTTTGAGAGCCTCGACCTGGCCGCGGTGAAGCAGGACCTGGCCGCCGTGATGACCGACTCGCAGGACTGGTGGCCCGCCGACTTTGGCCATTACGGGCCCCTGTTCATACGCATGGCGTGGCACAGCGCCGGCACCTACCGGATCGCCGACGGCCGCGGGGGCGGGGGGCGGGGGCAGCAACGGTTCGCGCCGCTGAACAGCTGGCCCGACAACGTCAGCCTGGACAAGGCGCGCAGGCTGCTGTGGCCGGTCAAGCAGAAGTACGGGCGGAAGATCTCCTGGGCCGACCTGATGATCCTGGCCGGCAACGTCGCGCTTGAGACGATGGGATTCAAGACCTTCGGCTTCGCCGGCGGCCGAGAGGACGTTTGGGAGCCTGATCAGGACGTCTACTGGGGCGCCGAGACGACCTGGCTCGGCGGGGACAAGCGGTACGCCCACGGCTCCGAGGGCGTCGACAAGGCGCACTCGGCGCTGGTCTCCGATGACGACGCGGACGGCAAGACCCACTCAGAGAGCCTCGAAAACCCGCTCGCCGCTGTGCAGATGGGGCTGATCTACGTCAACCCGGAGGGGCCCGACGGCAACCCCGACCCGCTCGCCGCGGCCCACGACATCCGCGTGACCTTCCGGCGGATGGCCATGAACGACGAGGAGACCGTGGCGCTGATCGTCGGCGGTCATTCCTTCGGCAAGACCCACGGCGCCGGCCCAGCCGACAACGTGGGCCCCGATCCGGAGGCCGCCGACCTGGACGAGATGGGGTTCGGCTGGAAGAACAGCTTCGGCTCCGGCAAGGGCGGCGACACTATCACCAGTGGCCTGGAAGTGACCTGGACCAAGACTCCCACCAGGTGGAGCAACAACTTCCTCGAAAACCTGTTCGGTTACGAGTGGGAGCTTGAGAAGAGCCCGGCCGGCGCGCAGCAATGGGTCGCCAAGGGGGCCGAGATGTCGATCCCCGATGCGCACGACCCGTCGAAGAAGCGCCTCCCCACGATGCTGACTACCGACCTCTCCATGCGGTTCGACCCGGCCTACGAGGTGATATCGCGGCGTTTCCTGGAGAACCCCGACCAGCTGGCCGACGCGTTCTCTCGGGCGTGGTTCAAGCTGACGCACCGCGACATGGGCCCCCGCGCCCGCTACCTCGGACCTGAAGTACCCGCGGAAGAGCTCATCTGGCAGGACCCGATCCCAGCGGTGGATCACCCGACAATCGATGAAGCGGACGTCGCCGCGCTCAAGGAAAAGATCCTAGCGGCGGGGATCCCCATCTCCGACTTGGTTTCAACCGCCTGGGCGTCGGCGTCAACGTTCCGCGGGTCCGACAAACGGGGCGGCGCAAACGGGGCCCGCATCCGCCTGGCGCCGCAGAAAGACTGGGAGGTCAACGAGCCCGCCAAGCTGTCCAAGGTGCTGGCGACCCTCGAGGGCGTCCAGAGCGAGTTCAACAGCGCCGCGTCCGGCGGCAAGAAGGTGTCCCTGGCCGACCTGATCGTCCTGGCCGGATGCGCGGCGGTTGAGCAAGCGATCAAGAACGCCGGCCACGACGCAACCGTCCCGTTCACCCCTGGACGCATGGACGCCTCGCAAGAGCAGACCGATGTGGAGTCCTTCGAGCCGCTCGAGCCGATCGCCGATGGGTTCCGCAACTACCTGATGGGCCGGTACGCCGTGCCGGCCGAGGCGCTGCTGATCGATCGGGCGCAGCTGCTGACGCTCACCGCGCCCGAGATGACCGCGCTGGTAGGCGGCATGCGCGTCCTGAACACGAACGCCGGGCGCAGTGGCCTCGGCGTCCTGACGGATCGGCCGGAGGCGTTGACCAACGACTTTTTCGTTAACCTTCTCGACATGGGGACCGAGTGGAGAGCCCGCTCGTCCGAAGAGGACGAGTTCGAGGGTCGCGACTGCGCCAGCGGCGACGTCCGGTGGTCTGCCTCACGGGTCGACCTGCTGTTCGGTTCCAACTCGCAGCTCCGCGCCCTGGCGGAAGTCTACGGGAGCTCGGACGGCGAGGAGAAACTCGTTCACGACTTTGTTGCGGCTTGGGACAAGGTGATGAACCTTGATCGCTTCGACCTCTGTCGCGAGTGA
- a CDS encoding DUF502 domain-containing protein: MSHPHATPAPPKKRPMDPFRRAVLRGFGILLPPLLTIVIFLWVGATVNKYILTPLEDATRWVLLEYGSDIRTAGSFPESAFPRDSEDPTKFDRSTASGVDKNYRRTADGKYVPDNVYAHVEELRDGRAMPPSAREVYALYHDSKTLRPEYVITFFGALFILVVYLLGKFLAAGIGRFFWIQFETLIHRLPVVRNVYSSVKQVTDFLFTDPDLEFTRVVAVEYPRKGIWTVAFVTGDSMLDIESAANEPVMSVLIPTSPMPFTGFTITVKKSETVDLNLSIDQAFQFVISCGVVVSPQQVTAAAKRLNGAAGPGAAQPTLPSTPRQGGNS; this comes from the coding sequence ATGAGCCACCCGCACGCCACTCCTGCGCCGCCCAAGAAACGCCCGATGGACCCGTTCCGTCGCGCGGTGCTGCGTGGCTTCGGCATCCTGCTGCCGCCGCTGCTGACGATCGTCATCTTTCTGTGGGTCGGCGCGACCGTCAACAAGTACATCCTCACCCCCCTCGAAGACGCCACGCGGTGGGTGCTTCTGGAGTACGGGTCCGACATCCGCACGGCGGGCAGCTTCCCGGAGTCTGCCTTTCCCCGCGACAGCGAGGATCCAACGAAGTTCGACAGGTCCACCGCTTCGGGCGTCGACAAGAACTACCGCCGCACGGCCGATGGGAAGTACGTCCCGGACAACGTCTACGCGCACGTCGAGGAGCTCCGCGACGGCAGGGCCATGCCGCCCTCCGCACGCGAGGTCTACGCCCTCTACCATGACTCGAAAACGCTGCGGCCGGAGTACGTGATCACGTTCTTCGGCGCGCTGTTCATCCTGGTGGTGTACCTGCTCGGCAAGTTCCTGGCGGCGGGCATCGGCCGCTTCTTCTGGATCCAGTTCGAGACCCTCATCCACCGCCTGCCGGTGGTGCGCAACGTCTACTCGTCGGTCAAGCAGGTCACCGACTTCTTGTTCACCGACCCCGACCTCGAGTTCACCCGTGTGGTGGCGGTCGAGTACCCACGCAAGGGCATCTGGACCGTGGCGTTCGTCACCGGCGACAGCATGCTCGACATCGAGAGCGCGGCGAACGAGCCGGTGATGTCGGTGCTGATACCGACCTCGCCGATGCCGTTCACCGGCTTCACGATCACGGTCAAAAAGAGCGAGACGGTCGATCTGAACCTCTCCATCGATCAGGCGTTCCAGTTTGTCATCAGCTGCGGCGTGGTGGTCTCCCCCCAGCAGGTCACGGCCGCCGCGAAGCGGCTGAACGGCGCGGCGGGACCCGGCGCCGCTCAACCAACCCTCCCCTCCACGCCCCGTCAGGGCGGCAACTCCTAG
- the eda gene encoding bifunctional 4-hydroxy-2-oxoglutarate aldolase/2-dehydro-3-deoxy-phosphogluconate aldolase, with product MSDAPLKLPPVIPVAVVENAADAVPLAKALIAGGLPVVEVTFRTPAAADAIRAIRAEAPDALVLAGTVLTTDQAVQAIEAGAQGAVSPGTNPEVVTVFQERSVPFMPGVATPTEIERAIGLGCKRLKFFPAGVLGGPAALKGISAPFAHLGIEYCPTGGVAESDLAAYHAVPGVVAVGGSWIATRDDITSHRWDDITRKAASAVSAATGR from the coding sequence ATGAGTGACGCCCCCCTCAAGCTCCCCCCCGTGATCCCAGTGGCTGTGGTCGAGAACGCCGCGGACGCCGTGCCGCTGGCCAAAGCGCTCATCGCCGGCGGGCTGCCGGTGGTCGAGGTCACCTTCCGCACCCCGGCCGCGGCCGACGCCATCCGCGCCATCCGCGCCGAGGCGCCCGACGCGTTGGTGCTGGCCGGCACGGTGCTAACTACCGACCAGGCGGTGCAGGCGATCGAGGCCGGCGCCCAGGGCGCCGTTTCGCCCGGCACGAACCCGGAAGTCGTCACCGTGTTCCAGGAGCGGAGCGTCCCGTTCATGCCCGGTGTCGCGACCCCGACCGAGATCGAACGCGCCATCGGCCTGGGCTGCAAGCGATTGAAGTTTTTCCCCGCCGGCGTGCTCGGCGGCCCGGCGGCGCTCAAGGGCATCAGCGCGCCATTCGCCCACCTCGGCATCGAGTACTGCCCCACCGGCGGCGTCGCCGAGTCCGACCTGGCGGCGTACCACGCGGTGCCGGGCGTTGTAGCCGTGGGCGGTTCGTGGATCGCTACGCGGGACGACATCACGTCCCACCGCTGGGACGACATCACCCGCAAGGCGGCCTCGGCTGTCAGCGCCGCAACGGGTCGCTGA
- a CDS encoding ComF family protein: protein MSPPAGTLRIVNRPALKPFFRSLRRGCAGVLFPPCCCGCGAALPDSPAGGPPEEFCHGCAAELALITGAACAKCGAPSALPRPDGRCVHCQGHPMRFDHALAVGVYDGLWRRLVLAAKQPTGEGVAAALGRLAARSVAGSEHEVADLVTCVPMHWRRRLARRHNPPEVMGEVLSRKLGLPFEPRLLAWRRGVRKQADLSQTDRRRNVRQALRLRPGFRIAGARVMVVDDILTTGATCSEAARALRQAGAVRVVAVVAARSL, encoded by the coding sequence GTGTCCCCCCCCGCCGGAACTCTCCGCATTGTGAACCGCCCCGCGCTGAAGCCGTTCTTCCGATCGCTGCGTCGCGGCTGCGCGGGGGTGCTGTTCCCGCCCTGCTGCTGCGGCTGCGGCGCGGCCCTGCCTGACTCGCCCGCAGGCGGGCCGCCGGAAGAGTTCTGCCACGGGTGCGCGGCCGAGCTGGCGTTGATCACCGGCGCCGCGTGCGCGAAGTGCGGCGCGCCGTCGGCTCTGCCGCGACCCGACGGTCGCTGCGTGCACTGCCAGGGCCACCCCATGCGATTCGACCACGCCCTGGCGGTGGGCGTGTACGACGGCCTGTGGCGGCGGCTCGTGCTCGCGGCGAAGCAGCCGACCGGCGAGGGGGTCGCGGCCGCGCTCGGCCGGCTGGCCGCGCGAAGCGTGGCAGGCAGCGAGCACGAGGTGGCCGACCTGGTCACTTGTGTGCCCATGCACTGGCGGCGCCGACTGGCCCGCCGGCACAACCCGCCGGAGGTGATGGGCGAGGTTCTGAGCCGCAAACTCGGTTTGCCGTTCGAACCGCGTCTGCTGGCCTGGCGGAGGGGTGTCCGCAAGCAGGCGGACCTTTCGCAGACCGATCGCCGCCGCAACGTGCGCCAGGCATTGCGGCTGCGGCCCGGCTTCCGCATCGCCGGCGCCCGCGTTATGGTTGTCGACGACATCCTGACGACCGGCGCCACGTGCAGCGAGGCGGCCAGGGCCCTGCGGCAGGCGGGGGCGGTGAGGGTCGTGGCGGTTGTCGCGGCCAGGAGCCTCTAG